The following coding sequences lie in one Paramormyrops kingsleyae isolate MSU_618 chromosome 15, PKINGS_0.4, whole genome shotgun sequence genomic window:
- the suco gene encoding SUN domain-containing ossification factor isoform X2 — MKRLSVLLPCLIVALLCGYAGHHVHCSKETPAGPVLPAQDCIPEEKLEEVSDDQQGEEEWPSYIESSYDVGLEAERTSLEMSRRGDVERDQTVKTKEPDTPAEPGPVSDAEPAPESELQLVPEPEPQGDSAPATSAVPADAPADPHGAPEDVAATPTSQVTPASPSSSIEVTSADSPVGGSVDAEPSATDCEVTAPPVALLPSAPPAFGGPLASLDVDHIDNASSGLGPGKGIRQPLDFLPDVEQALPELDQGGNTSHELELGDEEQAAGVPVSKEPDPSVPGKEDIPTFDEWKKKVMEVEKEKSQSLHTTSNGGPHSVKKVQKNFKNNYASVECGAKILSANTEAKSTSAILMENMDLYMLNPCSTKIWFVIELCEPIQVKQLDIANFELFSSTPKDFLVSISDRYPTNKWVKLGTFHARDERTVQSFPLDEQLYAKYMKMFIKYIKVELLSHFGSEHFCPLSLIRVFGTSMVEEYEEIAEPQYAERLEYPDEDYDYPPGYVPTEDKASKNLLGSATNAILNMVNNIAANVLGARPELEPADGSQVNSSMEAENMTSTSGGSELLPTPSALPGLETRELESANPAEDPGDDVEELATPAPPEESRIVTLVLEEDEEEPEHSQSTVTLLGAEEEEERGEDESKGRSLDPRQLESQAQCGALSSLSCTGTLLEYLHRQCSAAHAPRRLHPVRRKVKADRDNARSSPVPSPEPAPTPTQELPAEPVPQTERPSSREESSVSMETTPTLPAEGTADVITVTELLEPSRSLLLPPISFVDSTVATVSPTEDILEPSRGDELQTDPRYQDSVSETQNEGTRAPPSGSGSPSWSSAVPTADLSGPESEFTKVEPPLLAVVEQPTPLLLTATRPLEISPPTDHPGSPAESDADRPSVDEPQRTTPLTLAPETPLLPPEPGEEAILVAQGGAQLQRPTTDFYAELQNSSELSYSNGNGNQVHGSNQKESVFMRLNNRIKALEMNMSLSSRYLEELSQRYRKQMEEMQRAFNKTIIKLQNTSRIAEEQDQRQTESIQALQNQLENITQLVLNLSITVGKLQKEAADRQSYLAVSLLLCLSIGLLLCLQCCRGASPPPPSSGPPMPKINHYPSPKRCFSSYDDMSLKRRVSCPLVRSKSFQFPAAEVGPDDLFIVEPLRFSPEKKKKRCKMKAEKVDAPKPLAPAPAAANGGPKCNGAPRPPPVETCVSLSRDTPSEGSSEGSSHSDEPPACESQPPPPSRMERRAFKRRRSRMCERGRGVAELLPALQGIMKGSKEMGVGALGVTALSGQV, encoded by the exons GTACGCCGGTCATCATGTCCACTGCTCCAAAGAGACCCCTGCTGGCCCAGTACTGCCTGCACAGGATTGTATCCCTGAGGAGAAGCTGGAGGAGGTCTCTGATGACCAG CAGGGTGAGGAGGAGTGGCCCAGCTACATCGAGTCGTCATACGACGTGGGGCTGGAGGCGGAGAGGACTTCGCTGGAGATGTCAAGACGAGGGGATGTGGAGAGAGATCAG ACTGTGAAAACGAAGGAGCCAGACACGCCGGCCGAACCAGGACCGGTGAGCGACGCCGAGCCGGCACCAGAATCTGAGCTCCAGCTGGTGCCCGAGCCGGAGCCCCAAGGAGACTCGGCTCCTGCCACCAGTGCCGTTCCCGCCGATGCCCCTGCGGACCCCCACGGGGCCCCCGAGGATGTAGCGGCCACGCCTACCTCACAAGTGACCCCCGCCTCGCCATCGAG TTCGATAGAGGTTACCAGTGCCGATTCCCCTGTAGGCGGCTCGGTTGACGCCGAGCCGTCGGCCACCGACTGTGAggtcacagcgccccctgtggcgCTCCTCCCCAGCGCCCCTCCTGCCTTTGGCGGCCCGCTCGCCAG CCTGGACGTGGATCACATAGACAACGCCTCCAGTGGCCTGGGCCCAGGGAAGGGGATCAGGCAGCCTCTGGACTTCCTCCCAGATGTGGAGCAGGCTCTGCCGGAGCTGGACCAGGGTGGGAACACCTCCCACGAGCTCGAGCTCGGGGACGAGGAGCAG GCTGCAGGCGTCCCTGTCTCCAAGGAGCCAGACCCCTCCGTGCCAGGCAAGGAGGACATCCCCACCTTTGATGAGTGGAAGAAGAAGGTGATGGAGGTTGAGAAGGAGAAGA GTCAGTCTCTGCACACCACCTCCAACGGGGGTCCCCACTCGGTGAAGAAGGTTCAGAAGAACTTCAAAAATAACTATGCCTCTGTGGAGTGCGGAGCCAAGATCCTGTCTGCGAACACGGAAGCCAAG AGTACCTCCGCCATCTTGATGGAGAACATGGATTTGTACATGTTAAATCCGTGTAGCACCAAGATCTG GTTCGTCATAGAGCTCTGTGAACCCATCCAAGTGAAACAGTTGGACATCGCCAACTTCGAGCTGTTCTCCTCCACCCCCAAAGACTTCTTGGTGTCCATCAGTGACAG GTACCCAACTAACAAGTGGGTCAAACTGGGCACCTTCCATGCTCGGGACGAGCGTACCGTCCAGAGCTTCCCATTGGATGAGCAACTCTACGCCAAGTACATGAAG ATGTTCATCAAGTACATAAAG GTGGAACTGCTGTCCCACTTTGGGTCTGAACATTTCTGCCCCCTGAGTCTGATCAG GGTGTTTGGTACCAGTATGGTGGAGGAGTACGAAGAGATCGCAGAGCCCCAGTACGCGGAGAGACTGGAGTACCCAGACGAGGATTACG ATTACCCCCCAGGCTACGTGCCTACCGAAGACAAGGCCTCCAAAAACCTGCTGGGGTCAGCTACCA ACGCCATCCTCAATATGGTCAACAACATCGCAGCCAATGTTCTGGGGGCGCGTCCAGAGCTGGAGCCGGCGGACGGATCACAGG tgaacTCCTCCATGGAAGCAGAGAACATGACGAGCACGTCCGGGGGCTCCGAGCTTCTGCCCACCCCCTCGGCTCTTCCAGG GCTGGAGACCCGGGAGCTGGAATCCGCTAACCCTGCGGAGGACCCGGGGGATGATGTGGAGGAGTTGGCCACTCCGGCGCCCCCGGAGGAGAGCCGCATAGTGACGCTGGTgctggaggaggacgaggaagaGCCAGAGCACAGCCAGTCCACCGTCACCCTCCTCGGAgcggaggaagaggaggaacgTGGGGAGGATGAGTCAAAGGGGCGGAGCTTGGACCCAAGGCAGCTGGAGAGTCAGGCCCAGTGCGGGGCCCTGTCCAGTCTGTCCTGCACTGGTACCCTGCTGGAATACCTCCACCGGCAGTGTTCTGCAGCACACGCACCACGCCGATTGCACCCGGTGCGCCGGAAAGTGAAGGCAGATCGGGATAACGCACGCTCCAGCCCGGTACCGAGCCCTGAACCTGCCCCCACGCCGACCCAGGAGCTTCCCGCAGAGCCCGTCCCACAGACGGAGCGCCCCTCGTCCAGGGAGGAGAGTTCCGTTTCCATGGAAACAACTCCCACATTGCCCGCTGAAGGTACCGCAGACGTCATCACCGTGACTGAGCTGCTGGAGCCCAGCCGCTCCTTGTTGCTGCCTCCGATCAGCTTTGTGGACTCCACCGTCGCCACGGTATCTCCCACGGAGGACATCCTCGAGCCGTCGCGGGGTGATGAACTACAGACAGACCCCCGTTACCAAGACAGTGTCTCCGAGACGCAGAATGAGGGGACGAGGGCCCCCCCCTCCGGCAGTGGGAGCCCCAGTTGGTCCAGCGCGGTTCCCACAGCGGATCTGTCTGGGCCTGAGAGCGAGTTCACTAAAGTGGAGCCCCCGCTCCTCGCCGTGGTGGAGCAACCCACCCCGCTGCTCCTCACGGCCACAAGGCCGCTGGAAATCAGCCCCCCCACCGATCACCCGGGTTCCCCGGCAGAGTCGGATGCCGACAGGCCATCCGTGGATGAACCCCAGAGAACCACGCCACTTACGTTGGCCCCAGAGACACCGCTGCTCCCTCCGGAGCCAGGGGAGGAGGCGATCCTGGTGGCCCAGGGCGGCGCCCAACTGCAGCGGCCCACCACCGACTTCTATGCCGAACTACAGAACTCTTCTGAGCTCAGCTACAGCAATGGGAATGGCAACCAGGTTCACGGGTCCAACCAGAAGGAGTCTGTCTTCATGAGACTCAACAATCGCATCAAGGCACTGGAGATGAACATGTCACTCAGCAGCCGGTACCTGGAGGAGCTCAGCCAGAG GTACCGAAAGCAGATGGAGGAGATGCAGAGGGCCTTCAACAAAACCATCATCAAGCTGCAGAATACCTCCAGGATCGCGGAGGAGCag GACCAGCGGCAGACAGAATCCATCCAGGCTCTACAGAACCAGCTGGAGAACATCACACAGCTGGTGCTCAACCTGTCCATTACTGTTGGCAAACTTCAGAAAGAG GCAGCAGACCGGCAGAGTTACCTGGCCGTCTCCCTGCTCCTCTGCCTGTCCATCGGGCTCCTGCTGTGCCTCCAGTGCTGCCGAGGAGCGTCCCCCCCTCCTCCGAGCTCGGGCCCCCCCATGCCTAAGATCAACCACTACCCCAGCCCCAAGAG GTGCTTCTCCTCGTATGATGACATGAGTCTGAAGCGGAGAGTCTCCTGCCCTCTTGTGCGCTCAAAGTCCTTCCAGTTCCCAGCTGCAGAAG TGGGTCCAGATGACTTGTTCATTGTAGAACCTCTAAGGTTTTCACCTGAAAAAAAG AAGAAACGATGCAAGATGAAAGCCGAGAAGGTGGATGCCCCGAAGCCCTTGGCCCCCGCGCCAGCAGCAGCTAATGGAGGCCCCAAGTGCAAcggtgccccccgcccccccccggtAGAGACCTGCGTGTCCTTGTCCAGGGACACCCCCTCTGAGGGCAGCTCGGAGGGCTCCTCCCATTCGGATGAACCGCCCGCCTGCGAGAGCCAGCCGCCACCCCCCAGCCGGATGGAGAGGCGGGCCTTCAAACGGCGGCGCTCGCGGATGTGTGAGCGGGGCCGGGGCGTAGCCGAGCTGCTGCCCGCCCTCCAGGGCATTATGAAGGGCAGCAAGGAGATGGGCGTGGGAGCGCTGGGGGTCACCGCGCTCTCGGGCCAGGTCTAA
- the suco gene encoding SUN domain-containing ossification factor isoform X5 has translation MKRLSVLLPCLIVALLCGYAGHHVHCSKETPAGPVLPAQDCIPEEKLEEVSDDQQGEEEWPSYIESSYDVGLEAERTSLEMSRRGDVERDQTVKTKEPDTPAEPGPVSDAEPAPESELQLVPEPEPQGDSAPATSAVPADAPADPHGAPEDVAATPTSQVTPASPSSLDVDHIDNASSGLGPGKGIRQPLDFLPDVEQALPELDQGGNTSHELELGDEEQQAAGVPVSKEPDPSVPGKEDIPTFDEWKKKVMEVEKEKSQSLHTTSNGGPHSVKKVQKNFKNNYASVECGAKILSANTEAKSTSAILMENMDLYMLNPCSTKIWFVIELCEPIQVKQLDIANFELFSSTPKDFLVSISDRYPTNKWVKLGTFHARDERTVQSFPLDEQLYAKYMKMFIKYIKVELLSHFGSEHFCPLSLIRVFGTSMVEEYEEIAEPQYAERLEYPDEDYDYPPGYVPTEDKASKNLLGSATNAILNMVNNIAANVLGARPELEPADGSQVNSSMEAENMTSTSGGSELLPTPSALPGLETRELESANPAEDPGDDVEELATPAPPEESRIVTLVLEEDEEEPEHSQSTVTLLGAEEEEERGEDESKGRSLDPRQLESQAQCGALSSLSCTGTLLEYLHRQCSAAHAPRRLHPVRRKVKADRDNARSSPVPSPEPAPTPTQELPAEPVPQTERPSSREESSVSMETTPTLPAEGTADVITVTELLEPSRSLLLPPISFVDSTVATVSPTEDILEPSRGDELQTDPRYQDSVSETQNEGTRAPPSGSGSPSWSSAVPTADLSGPESEFTKVEPPLLAVVEQPTPLLLTATRPLEISPPTDHPGSPAESDADRPSVDEPQRTTPLTLAPETPLLPPEPGEEAILVAQGGAQLQRPTTDFYAELQNSSELSYSNGNGNQVHGSNQKESVFMRLNNRIKALEMNMSLSSRYLEELSQRYRKQMEEMQRAFNKTIIKLQNTSRIAEEQDQRQTESIQALQNQLENITQLVLNLSITVGKLQKEAADRQSYLAVSLLLCLSIGLLLCLQCCRGASPPPPSSGPPMPKINHYPSPKRCFSSYDDMSLKRRVSCPLVRSKSFQFPAAEVGPDDLFIVEPLRFSPEKKKKRCKMKAEKVDAPKPLAPAPAAANGGPKCNGAPRPPPVETCVSLSRDTPSEGSSEGSSHSDEPPACESQPPPPSRMERRAFKRRRSRMCERGRGVAELLPALQGIMKGSKEMGVGALGVTALSGQV, from the exons GTACGCCGGTCATCATGTCCACTGCTCCAAAGAGACCCCTGCTGGCCCAGTACTGCCTGCACAGGATTGTATCCCTGAGGAGAAGCTGGAGGAGGTCTCTGATGACCAG CAGGGTGAGGAGGAGTGGCCCAGCTACATCGAGTCGTCATACGACGTGGGGCTGGAGGCGGAGAGGACTTCGCTGGAGATGTCAAGACGAGGGGATGTGGAGAGAGATCAG ACTGTGAAAACGAAGGAGCCAGACACGCCGGCCGAACCAGGACCGGTGAGCGACGCCGAGCCGGCACCAGAATCTGAGCTCCAGCTGGTGCCCGAGCCGGAGCCCCAAGGAGACTCGGCTCCTGCCACCAGTGCCGTTCCCGCCGATGCCCCTGCGGACCCCCACGGGGCCCCCGAGGATGTAGCGGCCACGCCTACCTCACAAGTGACCCCCGCCTCGCCATCGAG CCTGGACGTGGATCACATAGACAACGCCTCCAGTGGCCTGGGCCCAGGGAAGGGGATCAGGCAGCCTCTGGACTTCCTCCCAGATGTGGAGCAGGCTCTGCCGGAGCTGGACCAGGGTGGGAACACCTCCCACGAGCTCGAGCTCGGGGACGAGGAGCAG CAGGCTGCAGGCGTCCCTGTCTCCAAGGAGCCAGACCCCTCCGTGCCAGGCAAGGAGGACATCCCCACCTTTGATGAGTGGAAGAAGAAGGTGATGGAGGTTGAGAAGGAGAAGA GTCAGTCTCTGCACACCACCTCCAACGGGGGTCCCCACTCGGTGAAGAAGGTTCAGAAGAACTTCAAAAATAACTATGCCTCTGTGGAGTGCGGAGCCAAGATCCTGTCTGCGAACACGGAAGCCAAG AGTACCTCCGCCATCTTGATGGAGAACATGGATTTGTACATGTTAAATCCGTGTAGCACCAAGATCTG GTTCGTCATAGAGCTCTGTGAACCCATCCAAGTGAAACAGTTGGACATCGCCAACTTCGAGCTGTTCTCCTCCACCCCCAAAGACTTCTTGGTGTCCATCAGTGACAG GTACCCAACTAACAAGTGGGTCAAACTGGGCACCTTCCATGCTCGGGACGAGCGTACCGTCCAGAGCTTCCCATTGGATGAGCAACTCTACGCCAAGTACATGAAG ATGTTCATCAAGTACATAAAG GTGGAACTGCTGTCCCACTTTGGGTCTGAACATTTCTGCCCCCTGAGTCTGATCAG GGTGTTTGGTACCAGTATGGTGGAGGAGTACGAAGAGATCGCAGAGCCCCAGTACGCGGAGAGACTGGAGTACCCAGACGAGGATTACG ATTACCCCCCAGGCTACGTGCCTACCGAAGACAAGGCCTCCAAAAACCTGCTGGGGTCAGCTACCA ACGCCATCCTCAATATGGTCAACAACATCGCAGCCAATGTTCTGGGGGCGCGTCCAGAGCTGGAGCCGGCGGACGGATCACAGG tgaacTCCTCCATGGAAGCAGAGAACATGACGAGCACGTCCGGGGGCTCCGAGCTTCTGCCCACCCCCTCGGCTCTTCCAGG GCTGGAGACCCGGGAGCTGGAATCCGCTAACCCTGCGGAGGACCCGGGGGATGATGTGGAGGAGTTGGCCACTCCGGCGCCCCCGGAGGAGAGCCGCATAGTGACGCTGGTgctggaggaggacgaggaagaGCCAGAGCACAGCCAGTCCACCGTCACCCTCCTCGGAgcggaggaagaggaggaacgTGGGGAGGATGAGTCAAAGGGGCGGAGCTTGGACCCAAGGCAGCTGGAGAGTCAGGCCCAGTGCGGGGCCCTGTCCAGTCTGTCCTGCACTGGTACCCTGCTGGAATACCTCCACCGGCAGTGTTCTGCAGCACACGCACCACGCCGATTGCACCCGGTGCGCCGGAAAGTGAAGGCAGATCGGGATAACGCACGCTCCAGCCCGGTACCGAGCCCTGAACCTGCCCCCACGCCGACCCAGGAGCTTCCCGCAGAGCCCGTCCCACAGACGGAGCGCCCCTCGTCCAGGGAGGAGAGTTCCGTTTCCATGGAAACAACTCCCACATTGCCCGCTGAAGGTACCGCAGACGTCATCACCGTGACTGAGCTGCTGGAGCCCAGCCGCTCCTTGTTGCTGCCTCCGATCAGCTTTGTGGACTCCACCGTCGCCACGGTATCTCCCACGGAGGACATCCTCGAGCCGTCGCGGGGTGATGAACTACAGACAGACCCCCGTTACCAAGACAGTGTCTCCGAGACGCAGAATGAGGGGACGAGGGCCCCCCCCTCCGGCAGTGGGAGCCCCAGTTGGTCCAGCGCGGTTCCCACAGCGGATCTGTCTGGGCCTGAGAGCGAGTTCACTAAAGTGGAGCCCCCGCTCCTCGCCGTGGTGGAGCAACCCACCCCGCTGCTCCTCACGGCCACAAGGCCGCTGGAAATCAGCCCCCCCACCGATCACCCGGGTTCCCCGGCAGAGTCGGATGCCGACAGGCCATCCGTGGATGAACCCCAGAGAACCACGCCACTTACGTTGGCCCCAGAGACACCGCTGCTCCCTCCGGAGCCAGGGGAGGAGGCGATCCTGGTGGCCCAGGGCGGCGCCCAACTGCAGCGGCCCACCACCGACTTCTATGCCGAACTACAGAACTCTTCTGAGCTCAGCTACAGCAATGGGAATGGCAACCAGGTTCACGGGTCCAACCAGAAGGAGTCTGTCTTCATGAGACTCAACAATCGCATCAAGGCACTGGAGATGAACATGTCACTCAGCAGCCGGTACCTGGAGGAGCTCAGCCAGAG GTACCGAAAGCAGATGGAGGAGATGCAGAGGGCCTTCAACAAAACCATCATCAAGCTGCAGAATACCTCCAGGATCGCGGAGGAGCag GACCAGCGGCAGACAGAATCCATCCAGGCTCTACAGAACCAGCTGGAGAACATCACACAGCTGGTGCTCAACCTGTCCATTACTGTTGGCAAACTTCAGAAAGAG GCAGCAGACCGGCAGAGTTACCTGGCCGTCTCCCTGCTCCTCTGCCTGTCCATCGGGCTCCTGCTGTGCCTCCAGTGCTGCCGAGGAGCGTCCCCCCCTCCTCCGAGCTCGGGCCCCCCCATGCCTAAGATCAACCACTACCCCAGCCCCAAGAG GTGCTTCTCCTCGTATGATGACATGAGTCTGAAGCGGAGAGTCTCCTGCCCTCTTGTGCGCTCAAAGTCCTTCCAGTTCCCAGCTGCAGAAG TGGGTCCAGATGACTTGTTCATTGTAGAACCTCTAAGGTTTTCACCTGAAAAAAAG AAGAAACGATGCAAGATGAAAGCCGAGAAGGTGGATGCCCCGAAGCCCTTGGCCCCCGCGCCAGCAGCAGCTAATGGAGGCCCCAAGTGCAAcggtgccccccgcccccccccggtAGAGACCTGCGTGTCCTTGTCCAGGGACACCCCCTCTGAGGGCAGCTCGGAGGGCTCCTCCCATTCGGATGAACCGCCCGCCTGCGAGAGCCAGCCGCCACCCCCCAGCCGGATGGAGAGGCGGGCCTTCAAACGGCGGCGCTCGCGGATGTGTGAGCGGGGCCGGGGCGTAGCCGAGCTGCTGCCCGCCCTCCAGGGCATTATGAAGGGCAGCAAGGAGATGGGCGTGGGAGCGCTGGGGGTCACCGCGCTCTCGGGCCAGGTCTAA